From the Bacteroidota bacterium genome, the window TCGGTTAATGAAATCTGCATGGTTTGGGTAAATAAGCCTGCAGTCGTTTGCGGAAAACACCAGAATGTCTTTGCCGAGGTAAATCATAAATTCACCTGGAGCAATAATATCCCCGTCATTCGCAGGATATCCGGCGGAGGCACAGTATATCATGACGAAGGGAATCTTAACTATACTCTAATCCTGAATGGAAAACAACAAAATCTGGTGGATTATGAAGAATATACAAAGCCCGTCCTGCTTGCCCTTAAAAAAATTGGCATAAAGGCAAAGCTCCATGGGAAAAGCGACCTTGTCATCGGTGACCGTAAGTTTTCAGGAAACTCCATGCATGTATTTAAAAACCGGGTTATTCATCACGGAACGTTATTATTTTCAAGCAATATCGACAATCTCCGACAGGCATTGCTTACGGATGAATCTGCCTATCAGAGTAAAGCCGTAAGGTCAAACCGTAGTCACGTTACGAATATCTCGGAACATCTCAAACAGAATATGACCTTTTCCGAATTCCGTGAATTTTTTACAAAATTCCTGAAAGACTTTTTCAACGCAAGCACAGGCAAAGAACTCACGGACACAGAAAAAGCCATAATCAAAAAACTCACTACCGAAAAATATAACAAATGGGAATGGAACTACGCTTATTCCCCGGCATTCAGGAAAAAGATATCTGGTTTTCCCCAAAAAATCAATACAGTGCTTACATTTGGTGTAAGCAAAGGGGTGATAGAAAGCATCGAAACAGAAAGCATGGAGCATGTGCCGGATTGGCTTAATGAACTTGTGTATATCTTGAAAAATAAGAGATTCCACCCGGATGATATCCGGGAAGCATTAATTTCTTGTAACTTTGCAAATACGATTGACCCGGATAGATTAATCGAAAAACTATTTTAAAAACAAACAAATGGCAAATAAAGAAGAAATATTCAGCAGGTTGTGGGAAGACTATACGACCCAAAACCCATCTGCAAAAAAAATATACGATCTTTTTACAGACAAGGGAGAAACCGTGGTGAACGACCATATAGCTTTTCGTACCTTCAACCATCCCAAGATCGGGATTGATGTGTTATCCAGGATTTTCCTGAAAGCTGGTTATCAGTATATACAGGATTACCACTTTGAAGCTAAGAAGCTTTATGCCAAGCACTTTGAACACAAGGAAGATAAAGATGCTCCAAGGATCTTTATTTCGGAACTCCGGCTTGAGCTTTGCAGCAAATTCCTCCAAATTGCCGTTCAAGGTATGGTCAATAAAATTGATCACAGTAACCTTAAGTCCGATCGCATGGTCTTTTCAGGAAATATCTGGGGAAATCCCTCTTTCGATATGTACAATAAACTCCGCGAAGAATCGGAATATGCTGCATGGC encodes:
- a CDS encoding lipoate--protein ligase family protein, encoding MQEIFRSETDPYFNIAAEEYLIRHSVNEICMVWVNKPAVVCGKHQNVFAEVNHKFTWSNNIPVIRRISGGGTVYHDEGNLNYTLILNGKQQNLVDYEEYTKPVLLALKKIGIKAKLHGKSDLVIGDRKFSGNSMHVFKNRVIHHGTLLFSSNIDNLRQALLTDESAYQSKAVRSNRSHVTNISEHLKQNMTFSEFREFFTKFLKDFFNASTGKELTDTEKAIIKKLTTEKYNKWEWNYAYSPAFRKKISGFPQKINTVLTFGVSKGVIESIETESMEHVPDWLNELVYILKNKRFHPDDIREALISCNFANTIDPDRLIEKLF
- a CDS encoding DUF1338 domain-containing protein; translation: MANKEEIFSRLWEDYTTQNPSAKKIYDLFTDKGETVVNDHIAFRTFNHPKIGIDVLSRIFLKAGYQYIQDYHFEAKKLYAKHFEHKEDKDAPRIFISELRLELCSKFLQIAVQGMVNKIDHSNLKSDRMVFSGNIWGNPSFDMYNKLREESEYAAWLYVYGFRANHFTVSVNHLKTYDTVEKVNSFLKENGFLINDSGGEIKGTPAELLEQSSIKADHIMVEFKDGRHEIPGCYYEFAKRYPDKDGRLYSGFIAKSADKIFESTDYYDKK